GTATATAAATATCATTTAATCAATTAGTTAGAGTTGCCATGCATTTCTACTTTTATATTCATTGATGTAATATTATTATTACTTTCATCTATAATATCAGATCTCTTTAAATTCTCTTTTAAATCAATTTCTTTTATAATTATAAATGACTCTATGTTCTCTAGGTCACTAATAAACCTAGCCAGATCAGGATAAATTCCTTCAATTGATATATCGAATTCCTGAGTGAATTGACCTGCAAGGATCAAGGAATCTTTTGAATTGTCTATTTTAGATTTAATTTTCTTCTCGCTTGGCTTTATTTCTTTAATATATATATTATGTTTATTAGCAATCATTTCGATCTTAACTATAATTGTATCTAAGCTTATGCTTCCCACAATGATTTTATTTATTCTATTTTCTTGATCTTTTATTAAATATTTAGTTTTTTTAAGCTTTTCAACTCTAGATTCTAATGGTTTGATATATGATAATTTCTCTTCCAATACCTTTATATTACTCCTTGATACATTTATAAGTGATATTTCAGGAAAGATACCAAAGATTAAGATTAAAAGAGATATGGACAATCCAGATAATATCGGAATAATTAATGAAGCGTTTTCAGGATTTATAAATCCTTTTCCATTATTTAAAAATTTATCTTTCATTTTATGAGCCCCTCTCCTCTAATATATTTTATTCTATTAGCAAAGCCATAAGCCTTTGACTTTATTAAATATTTTTCTAATTCTGATCCTTTTAGATTGTTATATTTAACTTCAATTATAAATTTTGTTTCTTGATACTCACTACTTGAAGATATATAAATCCATATTCTTTTTAATGTAATGCTGTCTTTATCAAAAAGTTGAGATTCTTTTAACTTTAACATAAAAGAATTTATATTTCTTAGTCCATCTTCCTCAGGAGCAGCTCCTTTGATTTGAAGTATATCATCTGTAATTTTTAATCCTTCTAATTTTATTACTTTAGGAAGTAACTTACTAATGCTTTGAAGTAAAGCAGTAGCTGATTTCTTTGATAAAAGAACTTTAGCTTTATTTGTATTTTTTGCGTAACCAGTTCTTACATCTGAAAGAAGTCTACTGTGAATTAATATTAATTCATCATACACTCTTGATTGTGCTAAAAGTGTTCTTTCATTTGCTTGTTTGCTTCTTGCATAAGTCCATAAATAAAGATAGGTAAGTAGAGAAAATATAATTGTAATAAAGGCAATGATCTTACCTTTTTTTCTTATCGAGCTGATATTTTGACTAGATAACTTTGATAAATTACTTTCTTTTCTTCTTTGTTCTAATAAATCTAATTCCTTCCAATTTACTAAGTTCATTATATTATTCCTCTTGTAATTCTCTTTTAATAGTTGGTGAAGGTTTATATACTTGTGTTGTAGTATCTATTGAATCAGTAATTATTTTAGGTGTAACCATAATAATTAATTCTCTGTTCTCATTGGTTTTACCTTGAGATTTAAATACATTACCAATTATTGGTAAATCTCCAAGAATTGGGAGCTTTGAAGTGGTTTCAGATTCCAAACTTTGTAAAACTCCAGTTAATATTAATGTTTGTCCATCTTTAACTCTGACTGTTCCAGTATCTAATTTCCTTGCATTTAACGTGTAATAATTTCCACACATTGGGTTATTATATACATCACTAATTGCGGTTAAGCTTGGGCTAAGTGAGAATGTAACGTAACCATTGTCATCAATTTTATGTACTTTAGCTGCTAATTCTAAACCTGCTGTTTCAAATCCAGCTACACATTTATCTGATTCTCCTTCCTCACCTTTGCTGTAAGTAAAATTAGTTATAATATTACTTCCAACAGATATAAAAGATTCATTAGCCGCTGATCTCCCCACTCCCTCAAGCGGCTCTGAACTTTCGTTTAGAATAAGAGTTGGACTGGCTAAAGTATTTGAACTTCTAGATCTTATATTCGAGACAAGGCTATCGTAAAATCCACCATCAGGATAACCTCTTCCTGGATTATTTTCAGGCTTGGCAGAAGAAATGTTTGCTGCTGGAAGTAATGACCCAAATACAGCCGCTAATGAACCATTGTTATTAATAATGAATGTATTACCTGTTCTTAGTGAAAAGCTATTATCTAGGCCTTCTTCCTCACTTAATTTTACATCAATAATCTTTACAGATAATGCAACTTGTCTTTGCCTAACATCTAATTGCTTTAAATATTTTTCAGCAACTTCAATTAAACTAGGCTCTCCAATTAAAGTGATTTGATTTAATCTTGAATCTGTTGTACCAGTAAGACCTTTAAGTGGACCTGTTGAAGCAGAATATGTTTCTACATTTGATAATGATTGAGATATTGAGGTCTTTGAACTAGAAGTAGACGTACCTCCTCCACTTGAGGTGTTTGTTGTTATGATTTTAACTTTGCTAATTGAAGCTCCTAAACTTGCAAGATAATCAGCTGCAGAGTCAGCTGAAGCCTGATTTAATCTATAAACTTTAGAAAGCTTAGAATCAAAACTTAATCCTAGAACATTTGGACCAATCAAAAGTAAATTATTTTGCCTTTTAGCCTGTAATCCTGCTGAAAGTAAAATACTATTTATAGAAATAGAGTAGTCTTCATTGTCCAAACTTAAAGTAACTTTTCTTTCATTAGAGTTCTTAGATTTTGAACCTTTTGCAACTTCATCCTCAACAAACACAAAACCGTAACCACCAAGTTTGGAAATTTCTTTTAGTATATCTTTTGAATTTGCATCTTTAAGTTTTAAAGTGATTTTTGGGCCATTTAAATTTATGTAGCCCCTGTTTTTTAGAAAATTATCATGACTAGAAATATTATGGCGTGTTCGTGCTCGTGTTTTTTTTGTCAGTCCTTCATTTGATTTTGATTGTTCTAATTTTTGATTGCTAGTCAAATTATCCTTGACATATTGTGCCCTATTTTCTAAAGGACATAGTAAAAGATAAACAGTCAGTATAGAGCTAGTTAAAAACTTCTTTTTAGTCAAAATAATCAATTAAGCAAACTGACTATATCGCATATTTTGACTAGAAGCTTATAAGAATATTTTGATTTCTTTAAGTAACAGAGATTAGAGATAAGTACTGGCCGATTTATTTAAATAGTTTGTTAAAAGGAGGGAACCCAAGCAAAGAACCAAAAAGAGCATAAGCCAAACCTCCGTTCAAGGCAGTCGCAAACCATTCTTCATCTTCCCAAAAATCAAATCCTTGACGTAGAAAAATAAGTCCTAAATAGCCAACAACTAACACGAAAATATTTTGAAGCGAGTGGTTTTTAAATATGGGTTTCATGAATCCTAAAATTCGAATTTGCAAAAATAGTTAATTCTCACTCTTATTAAAGCATTTTTTTAAATTGAAAAAACAACTTGTCTCTATTGACATTTAGGTATCGGATTACCATCGTCACCAGTCATAACTTCACCAGCCGTCCAAGCTGGTCCTTGATAAAAACTATTACTCCAAGCATAGATATATCTTGGAGAATTTTGGGAAACGCAACCCCAAACTGATGGGTTTTGGGATGTAGGACCTGTATTGTTAAATCTCCAAGCACTTGCTCTAAGTTGCCCATTTTGAAGGTAATAACCTAATAAATATTGGCCATCTACAATTACTCTTTCATTGCCATTACAAACGGATCCATAGCTCGCACAAGTTGCTAAACCACTTTGAGCGAGCTGATCTCCATAACCTGAAACCTGCTGAAATTCAGCCCAAGAATTTGGATACCTTAGATTTTTTACATAAAAAATCATACCCGCTTTTAATAAGGCTTCTACTTGTGAAATAGCAACTGCTTGTCTCGCTCTTGTATTCAAAGAAGCGAACCTTGGGATAGAGATAGAGGCAAGAATTGCCAAAACAGCTACTACAACAACCAACTCAATCAGTGAAAAGCCATCTTCCTGCTTATTGCTTTTAACAAACATAAAATTAATAACTGTTTAGATGAAAAAACTATTGATATCATTCTGCAAAACATATTAAGCTAAGAAAACTGTTTAATAAGCAAAAGAAATAAATACCAAATACTTAAAAAAAAAAACGCAATGAACTAAACAAGTCAAAGTCGCAAGACTGAATGGATTCTCACTATTTACTACCAGAATTTATTTTTTAAAAGAATTAGTAATCTTGAGGTTGAAAATGGAAATAATACTCTTTGTTTCTATACCAGGACCTTAGGTATTTATAAAGTGATTTAGTTTCGCATCATTGTCGTCTTCTTTTTTCTTAATTGCTTTATTTAACAGAACTGTCTTCATTGTGAAAAGCCTCTGCCATTAAGGGGATTAAGGCTGTTTCTATTTGTTCTTCTGTTTTGAAGCCAAGGACCTCTGCAGATTCTTTACCTAACGAGATAACAATAGGTTCGACTGAATTAATCATTAGTTGATTAGTTGTTTTTAATTAATCTGTATGGAAATTACCTCTAAAACATTTGATATTAAAAGTTTTGTGTTGATCAGAAGTTAATTTTGAATTGAACGGTGCAATTCGTTTTCTGGAATTTGGATTATGATAGAAATTGGT
The sequence above is drawn from the Prochlorococcus marinus str. MIT 1013 genome and encodes:
- a CDS encoding type II secretion system protein GspD, with amino-acid sequence MTSNQKLEQSKSNEGLTKKTRARTRHNISSHDNFLKNRGYINLNGPKITLKLKDANSKDILKEISKLGGYGFVFVEDEVAKGSKSKNSNERKVTLSLDNEDYSISINSILLSAGLQAKRQNNLLLIGPNVLGLSFDSKLSKVYRLNQASADSAADYLASLGASISKVKIITTNTSSGGGTSTSSSKTSISQSLSNVETYSASTGPLKGLTGTTDSRLNQITLIGEPSLIEVAEKYLKQLDVRQRQVALSVKIIDVKLSEEEGLDNSFSLRTGNTFIINNNGSLAAVFGSLLPAANISSAKPENNPGRGYPDGGFYDSLVSNIRSRSSNTLASPTLILNESSEPLEGVGRSAANESFISVGSNIITNFTYSKGEEGESDKCVAGFETAGLELAAKVHKIDDNGYVTFSLSPSLTAISDVYNNPMCGNYYTLNARKLDTGTVRVKDGQTLILTGVLQSLESETTSKLPILGDLPIIGNVFKSQGKTNENRELIIMVTPKIITDSIDTTTQVYKPSPTIKRELQEE
- a CDS encoding PilN domain-containing protein, with protein sequence MNLVNWKELDLLEQRRKESNLSKLSSQNISSIRKKGKIIAFITIIFSLLTYLYLWTYARSKQANERTLLAQSRVYDELILIHSRLLSDVRTGYAKNTNKAKVLLSKKSATALLQSISKLLPKVIKLEGLKITDDILQIKGAAPEEDGLRNINSFMLKLKESQLFDKDSITLKRIWIYISSSSEYQETKFIIEVKYNNLKGSELEKYLIKSKAYGFANRIKYIRGEGLIK
- a CDS encoding prepilin-type N-terminal cleavage/methylation domain-containing protein — translated: MFVKSNKQEDGFSLIELVVVVAVLAILASISIPRFASLNTRARQAVAISQVEALLKAGMIFYVKNLRYPNSWAEFQQVSGYGDQLAQSGLATCASYGSVCNGNERVIVDGQYLLGYYLQNGQLRASAWRFNNTGPTSQNPSVWGCVSQNSPRYIYAWSNSFYQGPAWTAGEVMTGDDGNPIPKCQ